A region from the Ptychodera flava strain L36383 chromosome 10, AS_Pfla_20210202, whole genome shotgun sequence genome encodes:
- the LOC139141919 gene encoding uncharacterized protein, translating to MAEKMDHSPAVDSHRGLTSQKKRCHSDDDNDKSDVDLDSSVDDHGAPVLMEKLRRFSKRLVTSNTTVRCQGAAERYRPESCGCATRCSADRCPCVKSNTTCNEACQCVDCSNPFIQLQLLSHYGLSLVQCKQDVCLMEALPKLTDQELRQILGTHVPMDCCDTFVTLFELIPDKRPCPNHECDRTYTYSWCENRVLPVTEESERNHCPKRRRCIKPTEQQSHEQVPIQVEENNVGEQRNLGVSSMSSPDKDKGQKAMRKTNKFKSPRLLCMFCGKTQAKLSRHLQTMHKSERTLNHALTLSRALESDQYKSQPSSGPVDGKRYLKNCDKAKHARQLHREEAKTDQCLPTQHSSPGPSKEVNSKRKYREKVLDRLSQDSIGVLCRQDTMIVETGWKLYQNCCDNRNYEFVREHIRNLGSLLSQCRNISGNESMAGEDLLNKKYFHVVVTAIRNRSSGLSGNALQARHWKMRHILQNAFETMKAKYTAEGIVHKGKAVDHFYNELLAKWQLLFTTQRKLSGNAKATQKHKVSSAQKQKLKSAYQLKVSKKLSRHNKQESLSKKRGKERHKPATLSTQRDTGRHKTATLSTGRDTGRHETATLSTGRDTGRHKTATLSTGRDTGRHKPATLSTGRDTGRHEPATLSTGRDTGRHKPATLSTGRDTGRHEPATLSTGRDTGKYTAKPPSLDRDTEKPESEMLSIERR from the exons AAACTACGCCGATTCTCCAAGAGGTTAGTGACCTCCAATACAACAGTCAGATGTCAGGGTGCGGCCGAACGTTACAGACCAGAGTCCTGTGGATGTGCGACGAGATGCTCTGCTGACCGCTGCCCCTGTGTGAAATCAAATACTACCTGCAATGAGGCGTGTCAGTGTGTGGACTGTAGCAACCCGTTCATACAGTTACAGCTTCTGAGTCATTACGGATTGAGTTTGGTGCAGTGTAAACAGGACGTCTGTTTGATGGAAGCCTTACCAAAG ttgacagatcAGGAACTGCGGCAGATTCTTGGAACCCATGTTCCGATGGACTGCTGTGACACGTTTGTCACACTCTTTGAACTCATTCCTGATAAACGCCCGTGCCCGAACCATGAATGTGACCGTACATACACCTATTCCTGGTGTGAGAATAGAGTCTTGCCAGTGACTGAGGAGAGTGAACGAAATCATTGTCCCAAACGCAGACGATGCATCAAACCAACCGAGCAACAGAGCCACGAACAG GTCCCAATACAAGTTGAGGAGAATAATGTTGGCGAGCAAAGAAATCTAGGGGTTTCATCGATGTCATCGCCCGATAAGGACAAAGGACAAAAAGCAATGCGGAAAACAAACAAGTTCAAGAGCCCACGTCTTCTCTGTATGTTTTGTGGCAAAACACAGGCTAAGTTATCGCGTCATTTACAAACCATGCACAAGAGTGAAAGGACGCTAAACCATGCTCTCACATTATCACGAGCGCTTGAGTCTGACCAATACAAGAGTCAACCCTCATCAGGGCCTGTGGACGGAAAAAGATACTTGAAAAATTGTGACAAGGCAAAACATGCAAGGCAGCTCCATCGCGAGGAAGCCAAAACAGACCAATGCCTACCTACTCAGCATTCTTCGCCAGGTCCATCGAAAGAGGTAAACTCCAAGAGAAAGTACAGGGAGAAAGTGCTCGACAGACTCTCTCAAGACAGCATCGGTGTTTTGTGCCGGCAAGATACCATGATAGTGGAAACAGGGTGGAAATTGTACCAAAACTGCTGTGATAATAGGAATTATGAGTTCGTAAGGGAACATATCAGGAATCTCGGCTCACTTTTGTCCCAATGCAGGAATATTAGCGGGAATGAAAGCATGGCCGGCGAAGACCTactgaataaaaaatatttccatgtCGTGGTGACAGCAATACGCAATCGTAGTTCAGGATTGTCAGGTAATGCCTTGCAAGCACGGCACTGGAAAATGCGACACATTCTGCAGAATGCCTTTGAAACGATGAAAGCCAAATATACCGCTGAAGGTATCGTTCACAAAGGGAAAGCAGTGGACCATTTCTATAATGAATTACTAGCAAAGTGGCAACTCCTCTTCACAACTCAGCGAAAACTAAGTGGGAATGCGAAAGCCACACAGAAACACAAGGTAAGCAGTGCCCAGAAACAGAAGTTGAAATCAGCATATCAATTGAAGGTCAGCAAAAAGCTCAGCAGACACAATAAACAAGAGTCACTGTCCAAGAAGAGAGGTAAAGAAAGACACAAACCAGCAACACTGTCCACGCAGAGAGATACAGgaagacacaaaacagcaacaTTGTCCACAGGGAGAGATACAGGAAGACACGAAACAGCAACACTGTCCACAGGGAGAGATACAGgaagacacaaaacagcaacaCTGTCCACAGGGAGAGATACAGGAAGACACAAACCAGCGACACTGTCCACAGGGAGAGATACAGGAAGACATGAACCAGCGACACTGTCCACAGGGAGAGATACAGGAAGACACAAACCAGCGACACTGTCCACAGGGAGAGATACAGGAAGACATGAACCAGCGACACTGTCCACAGGGAGAGATACAGGAAAGTACACAGCAAAGCCTCCTTCCTtggacagagacacagagaagCCTGAATCAGAAATGCTTTCCATAGAGAGGAGATGA